CATCACCCCATTTCTAGTTCTATCCTTTCTTATATGACCACACATCCTTAGTAACATTGTTATATCTATTACACTCATATTTTTATGTATTGGTGTTTTATTGCTCAATAGTTAGTGTCATACAACAAACTAGTCTTATAGTCATTTggtaacatttttattttagcttTAATGGGATTTTGCTATCACATAAAACATAGGACAGACCTCTCCATACAATCATACTTAATTCTTTGGGATAACATTCTTAATAATGATATTGTTGGAGATCTAGAATTCGTGTAGCTAACCTCATTTAGTGGGATTAAGAGTCGTGTTGTAACTTTCTCAATAATGTGCCCTATTTCTTCAACAATTGATTTGAGATATCTAAACTAATATTTTCTTAGAATGACTTGATCTTTAAATCTCATTGTATCTCAAGCTTAGAATTTTTGCCTCCTTTTGTCTCATCTACCAAAGATAATGTTATGTGCAAATAACACACATCGAGGCACCTTTTCTTAAAATGAATTTAAGGAGTCCATCTGTCATAGAGCAAATAGATAAGACTTAAGAGTGCAGATTCTTGATGCAATccaattataattgaaaaagttCCAGTAtcttttttttcaagttttaacATATGTTTTGCTTCATGATACATGTATTCAATAACTTTACATACAAGCAGTCAGCCTCTTTCTTCTCCAAAACATTCCATCATAAGATTTCTCTGGGATTTTGTTATAAACTTTTTATAAATCTATACATACCATGTGCAAGTCCtactgtttatttttttaaaaacattccATAAGACTTCCATTATTGACCTACCAGGTGCGAAACCAAGTAGATCTGTAGAGACTTTGGTCTCTCTTCTTGATTTGTGCTGAATCTCTCTCTCCTaaagtttcatataatttaatgCCTTTGTGATATTCacaattttaaatatctcaTATGTTCTTATGAATAGGCACTAAAGTGCTCAGTCTCCATTCATTAagcattttcttgatttaaggatcacattGAGTAAGTTTGTTAAATCAGAAAATGCCTTATTCTCCAAtgctttttcatattttattggCAAATTATTTGGTCTAACTGTTTTATCATGGAAGATTTTTAGCAAGTGACTCACTGTATTATGTCAGCATAACAAAGATTATAATCCTGGTTGTTTCCATTGGTTCATACCAGCATATGAATGAGCAGAACATCTTAAATGCTGTTCACATTGAGAAAGATGTGGATGGATTCCACCCGGTGAACATTGGTCGTCTTGCCATGCGCGGTAGAGAACCCTTGTTTGTTCCATGTACACCTAAAGGCTGCATAGAGTTGTTGCACAGATATGGAGTGGATATCAAGGGAAAGAGGGCTGTTGTGATTGGCAGGAGCAACATCGTTGGAATGCCAGCCGCTCTCTTATTGCAAGTAATGTTCTTCTTGCTGAATCTCCTGTGTGTTAATCTCTGTACAAGTTACGATAAGAAACTTAAATATCTTGCTGTCTATGATTCCtgcatcttattttatttccttgcaTTGGCGTTGGTGTTTGATAAGAGGGAAGATGCTACTGTCAGTGTTGTCCACTCCAGAACCAAGAATCCTGAGGATATCGCCAGAGAAGCAGATATAATGATTTCTGCTGTAGGACAGCCGAACATGGTGAGGGGCAACTGGATAAAGCCCGGTGCAGTTGTTATTGACGTTGGAATTAATCCAGTTGAGGTGAGCAGggtgttttctctctctctctctctctgctttttCAGTTCCCAGTGTAGGAATACCGAGCTAGTTCTGATAAAGGGGGTGGTGGTCTGTGACCATGGCAGGATACAAATAGCCCACGGGGTTATCGTCTGGTTGGAGATGTGTGTTACGAGGAAGCTTGCAAGATTGCTTCAGCTGTTACTCCAGTCCCGGGGGGAGTGGGTCCAATGACCATAGCTATGCTACTGTCCAATACGCTCGCCTCAGCAAAGAGAATGCATAACTTCAAGTGAGGTTTTTTGTTTTGCCATCTCGTCATATAATTATTAGGGGtacactattattattattattattatatagttTTACCCGCATACAGATACAGTTGAGCTTCCCCGCTTAAGCAAATGTTTCAGTTTTTGAGCTTTTCATAGATATTATGGGAGGAATAGTTTGGAGACAGgaaaatttttataagattGGTAGTTAGTAGTAGGATactgcttctgcttctgcttctgctgCTGTTATGCTGCCAACAGGGCTACAATTCGACTGCACATGTGATGAGGTGAGCGCGTTTACTGAAGAGGACCTCATGTGGTGTGGGGAATGATGACTAATCCCTTTTCACATGAGGgataaatttgtatttgaaaaatattatttagacactAAGTTTGACATTAGCAGTGGCATTCTATATTAATAGTACAAGATGTAAATGTCAAACTTAAAAGTgcttaaatagtatttttggttTGTGTTTTATGCATTTTCATCTTCTGATGATGCCAagggtaaaaaataattaaataaataggagcAGCAACAAGtacttttcaatatatttttatccaaGACCTGTAGTCGTTTAAGCGGTAAGTCCtcttgtgtttgtttgtttaagGTTACAGAAAGCAATGGTGATGCCACATCGAAAGTAAATAGTTGTTCAgtttttgttcttatttcttGTTAAGAGTACTACATTACCAAAGTGACTTCTTAAGCCAATAATTACTCCATCTAAAGAGGGTtaatatatctatctatctatatactGGACAACGCTTCAAAGATGCAATATCGGACTTTATTGGGGTTTCTTTTGAAGATATatcatcataaataaattagtaatatacttttattaaaaatgtgcAAGCATAACAAAATTGTGCATAAAATGATATTAGAACGacataaaaaatcataattattatCAAGAACGAGTTATGAAtgaataatgcaacataaaaagataatatatgcaataatatttttataataacagAGAAATACTCAAAAAAAGAGTGAGAGAACTATTTATTActtaaaaactttatttttttatattaataattatataatgttataaaaataaaaatagtaagaAGCCTATAGGCTCACTGCACACACAGCTCTGCCTCTGCAAGCATATCGCAATGTTTATTATACTTGGTAAGTCGCTATCAGGCTTTGAATGGTAAGGCGAAGCTGAAGCTTTTAAGGTTGATATTTCATCTTGATACAACACCCGTGGACAGACTAGACTTGTCCGGCAAACCCAACCCTTCGGAAGGGGTTTTTGTTGCCCTTTAGACGCAAAAGAGTGGGGAGGGGGGGAACGTAAAGCTCCTACGAAGTCATTGTCAAATGATACATGATATAATCACATGAATAATAAAACCGCTTTATGAAAGTAAAGATTAACCAAATAAATAACTTTATTATCTGAGTCAAATGCCAACGAAATTAATCCCAACTGTTTTATTCGTTTGCTAGATAAAAGTTCATAGTCATCGTATAAAGTTAATAAAGTCATATGGAAAAACCGGTGCTGGAAGGATCCAAAATTCCTAAACTGGATTCACATGCTATAATAATCTTTGAGCTGCTGCAACATCAATTTGTGCAGCAAACTGTTCAATGCCCATCTTATTTTG
This window of the Diospyros lotus cultivar Yz01 chromosome 5, ASM1463336v1, whole genome shotgun sequence genome carries:
- the LOC127801750 gene encoding bifunctional protein FolD 4, chloroplastic-like; the encoded protein is MASTLFTDCWCSSSSSSATANRFVPFHKFEDGLLRSRHIRFATTTNPCRLRIDASASAAAAASGSPSAAVAAETTAKIIDGKSIAKQIKDEIAAEISRMKDAIGVVPGLAVVLVGDRKDSATYVRNKKKSCELVGINSYEVHLPEDSTEQEVLKYISGFNDDPAVHGILVQLPLPAHMNEQNILNAVHIEKDVDGFHPVNIGRLAMRGREPLFVPCTPKGCIELLHRYGVDIKGKRAVVIGRSNIVGMPAALLLQREDATVSVVHSRTKNPEDIAREADIMISAVGQPNMVRGNWIKPGAVVIDVGINPVEDTNSPRGYRLVGDVCYEEACKIASAVTPVPGGVGPMTIAMLLSNTLASAKRMHNFK